A region of Campylobacter suis DNA encodes the following proteins:
- the neuC gene encoding UDP-N-acetylglucosamine 2-epimerase — MKKILAFSSIRSDYDIMSPLYELLKNDDEIDFRIGISGAHLSKEFGLSVDQIKNDGIKILFQVQTLLSGDTKVSRLKSASILLQNIIERVDEFSPDLLIYAGDREDMLVYAMVGGYLGIPTLHFYGGDYAKDGYIDNAVRNATSKLSTFHCVSIEKFKQRLIKMGEEPDRIFVTGNLSLDRFISFKPLKKSEILAHFDLDDDFSEFALCIFHPVTQEIQKADVYFENILLNLKERGIKTFVSYPNTDHGNSKIFDVIAKYKDDKNFVFYKNLDREIFVSIYKHSKLIIGNSSSGVLGEAASIGIPTVNVGFRQLGRLSDKSVIFCKSGFDDIKNALELALSDEFLTSIKGQKSMYGDGNAAKRAYEIIKNTDFKSKILKTYDPLEG, encoded by the coding sequence ATGAAAAAAATTTTAGCATTTAGTTCTATTCGTTCAGATTATGACATTATGTCGCCACTTTATGAGCTTTTAAAAAATGATGATGAGATAGACTTTCGCATAGGCATAAGCGGCGCTCACCTATCAAAAGAGTTTGGTCTTAGCGTGGATCAGATAAAAAATGACGGGATAAAAATTTTATTTCAAGTTCAGACACTTTTATCTGGTGACACAAAGGTTTCTAGGTTAAAAAGTGCAAGTATTTTACTTCAAAATATTATAGAGCGTGTTGATGAGTTTAGTCCCGATCTGTTGATATATGCAGGCGATAGAGAAGATATGCTTGTTTATGCGATGGTGGGCGGTTATCTTGGCATACCGACGCTTCATTTTTATGGTGGAGACTATGCAAAAGATGGATATATAGACAATGCCGTTAGAAACGCCACTTCAAAGCTTTCGACTTTTCATTGTGTTAGTATTGAAAAATTTAAGCAAAGACTTATAAAAATGGGCGAGGAGCCTGATAGAATTTTTGTAACTGGCAACCTTTCTCTTGATAGGTTTATATCATTTAAGCCACTTAAAAAGTCTGAAATTCTGGCGCATTTTGATTTAGATGACGATTTTAGTGAGTTTGCTTTATGTATATTTCATCCAGTTACTCAGGAAATACAAAAAGCTGATGTGTACTTTGAAAATATTTTGTTAAATTTAAAAGAGCGAGGCATTAAGACATTTGTAAGCTACCCAAATACAGATCATGGAAACAGTAAGATATTTGATGTTATAGCAAAATATAAAGATGATAAAAATTTTGTTTTTTATAAAAATTTAGATAGAGAAATTTTTGTTTCTATATACAAACACTCAAAGCTTATAATCGGCAACTCATCATCTGGTGTTTTGGGTGAAGCCGCAAGCATTGGCATACCTACTGTAAATGTTGGCTTTAGGCAGCTTGGCAGACTTAGCGATAAGAGTGTTATATTTTGCAAGAGCGGCTTTGATGATATAAAAAATGCACTAGAGCTTGCTTTAAGCGATGAGTTTTTAACAAGTATAAAAGGGCAAAAAAGTATGTATGGCGATGGCAATGCAGCAAAAAGAGCTTATGAGATTATCAAAAATACAGATTTTAAGTCAAAAATTTTAAAAACCTATGATCCTTTGGAGGGGTAA
- the neuB gene encoding N-acetylneuraminate synthase codes for MGVFIIAEAGVNHNGDINLAKKLIDVAASSGANAVKFQTFKAELSISKNAQKAEYQKQTTDQNETQFEMIKRLELDIAAHKELMAHCAKKGIKFLSTPFDLASVKILDELGLDIFKIPSGEIVNLPYLKAIAKLDKRIILSSGMANLGEIECAIDVLINNGTKRENITVLHANTEYPTPFEDVNLKAMQTIANAFGVKVGYSDHTLGIEVPIAAVAMGASMIEKHFTLDKAMQGPDHKASLEPDELCAMVSAIRNIELALGDGIKKASKSESKNISIARKSIVAAHDIKKGEIFSEKNLAVKRPAGGISPMRWDEIVGRISQKDYTADEMIVL; via the coding sequence ATGGGCGTTTTTATCATAGCAGAAGCTGGCGTAAATCATAACGGCGATATAAACTTAGCTAAAAAGCTTATAGATGTAGCAGCTAGCTCGGGTGCTAATGCTGTAAAATTTCAAACATTTAAAGCTGAGCTAAGTATCTCTAAAAATGCTCAAAAAGCTGAGTACCAAAAGCAGACAACTGATCAAAACGAAACACAGTTTGAGATGATCAAACGCCTTGAACTAGATATTGCGGCACATAAGGAGCTTATGGCACATTGTGCTAAAAAAGGTATAAAATTTCTCTCGACACCGTTTGATTTGGCAAGTGTAAAAATATTAGATGAGTTAGGACTTGATATCTTTAAAATCCCAAGTGGCGAGATAGTAAATTTACCATATCTTAAAGCCATCGCAAAGCTTGATAAACGCATCATACTCTCAAGCGGTATGGCAAATTTGGGCGAGATAGAGTGCGCCATAGATGTTTTAATAAATAACGGCACAAAGCGCGAAAATATAACAGTTTTGCATGCAAATACCGAGTATCCAACGCCGTTTGAAGATGTAAATTTAAAAGCTATGCAAACTATTGCAAATGCCTTTGGTGTTAAGGTTGGTTATTCGGATCATACCTTGGGTATAGAGGTGCCTATAGCAGCTGTGGCTATGGGTGCGAGCATGATAGAAAAGCACTTTACGCTTGATAAGGCTATGCAAGGACCAGATCATAAGGCAAGTCTTGAGCCGGATGAGCTTTGCGCGATGGTTAGTGCGATACGAAACATCGAGCTTGCATTAGGTGATGGCATAAAAAAAGCCAGTAAAAGTGAAAGTAAAAACATATCTATAGCCAGAAAGTCCATAGTTGCGGCACACGATATAAAAAAAGGTGAAATTTTTAGCGAGAAAAATCTAGCAGTCAAGCGTCCAGCCGGTGGCATAAGCCCTATGAGATGGGACGAGATAGTTGGTCGTATCTCGCAAAAAGATTATACGGCTGATGAAATGATAGTGTTGTGA
- a CDS encoding SDR family NAD(P)-dependent oxidoreductase, with translation MDVVVVSGASKGLGLGICKRLLASDKYIVVGVSRTLSDEFKNLQSRYQDRLFYISYDFLNTQGIQSLVKQITKEHGAVYALINNAALGIDGVLGTMHERQISDLLKVNVEAPILLTKYISRSMLTKLRGRIINISSIIASTGFNGLCVYGATKSAMQGFTKSLARELGKANIMVNSISPGYMQTDMTGVLQGDKLESIKRRSPLKRLANVDDVAAMVLFLLSDDASSITGANFTVDVGSTA, from the coding sequence ATGGATGTTGTGGTAGTTAGTGGAGCTTCTAAAGGGCTTGGACTTGGGATTTGTAAAAGGTTACTAGCTAGTGATAAGTATATTGTCGTTGGTGTATCAAGAACACTTAGTGATGAGTTTAAAAATTTACAAAGCCGGTATCAAGATAGACTTTTTTATATATCTTATGATTTTTTAAATACTCAAGGCATTCAAAGCCTAGTTAAGCAGATAACAAAAGAGCACGGAGCCGTCTATGCGCTTATTAATAATGCTGCTTTAGGCATTGACGGAGTTTTAGGAACTATGCATGAAAGACAAATTTCAGATCTTTTAAAGGTTAATGTAGAAGCCCCTATTTTATTAACAAAGTACATAAGCAGATCCATGTTAACAAAACTTAGAGGAAGGATTATAAACATAAGTTCCATCATAGCTTCAACTGGTTTTAATGGTCTTTGTGTTTATGGAGCCACAAAGTCTGCCATGCAAGGCTTTACAAAATCACTTGCAAGAGAGCTTGGTAAGGCAAATATAATGGTAAATTCCATCTCTCCTGGCTATATGCAAACAGATATGACAGGAGTTTTGCAAGGTGATAAACTCGAGAGCATAAAAAGAAGAAGTCCACTTAAAAGACTTGCAAATGTTGATGATGTTGCCGCTATGGTGTTGTTTTTATTGTCCGATGACGCAAGTAGTATAACCGGTGCAAATTTTACCGTAGATGTAGGAAGCACAGCATAA
- a CDS encoding GNAT family N-acetyltransferase, translating to MFDKILITKKSELHEFKGQIATLFTACFNREFDDELWQWAYIDNPNADPIISLFFDKATKELAGHYALIPIFLRFNNQDLKCALSMGVMVGEKYRKFGLVISQAVAVYDMAKKLGYELVYGFPNKNSAPALQRLLGWNIDDSFIAELNSTEIKNLNKPTYQIDYDTLHPQNSWRLDKPKQLYKMQGKNILKNFSDQIDLVYNGYDFDVLDTDMRYNVLTNDKNFIMKKKFDYVFGYRLFNQKLKGVEFKKDLIMSDVF from the coding sequence ATGTTTGATAAAATTTTAATCACAAAAAAAAGTGAGCTGCATGAGTTTAAAGGGCAGATAGCTACCCTTTTTACAGCTTGTTTTAATAGGGAATTTGATGATGAACTTTGGCAATGGGCATATATCGACAACCCAAACGCAGACCCCATTATTAGCCTTTTTTTTGATAAGGCTACAAAAGAGCTCGCTGGGCATTATGCTTTAATACCTATATTTTTGAGGTTTAATAACCAAGATTTAAAGTGTGCACTCTCTATGGGTGTTATGGTTGGCGAGAAGTATAGAAAATTTGGGCTTGTTATAAGTCAAGCTGTGGCTGTGTATGATATGGCAAAAAAGCTTGGATATGAACTGGTTTATGGCTTTCCAAACAAAAACTCAGCTCCGGCGCTACAAAGGCTACTTGGTTGGAATATCGATGATAGTTTTATCGCAGAGTTAAACTCTACAGAGATAAAAAATCTAAATAAACCGACATATCAGATAGATTATGATACATTGCACCCTCAAAACTCTTGGAGGCTAGATAAGCCAAAACAGCTTTATAAAATGCAGGGTAAAAATATATTAAAAAATTTTTCAGATCAAATCGATTTGGTTTATAACGGCTATGATTTTGATGTTTTGGATACAGATATGAGATATAATGTTTTAACCAACGATAAAAATTTTATAATGAAAAAGAAATTTGACTATGTTTTTGGCTATCGCTTGTTTAATCAAAAATTAAAAGGCGTTGAGTTTAAAAAAGATCTTATTATGTCGGATGTATTTTGA